One Hevea brasiliensis isolate MT/VB/25A 57/8 chromosome 6, ASM3005281v1, whole genome shotgun sequence genomic window, aaatttcagagtcAAAGAAcgttaattgaaattttaatttttaatatatatatcttTTAAGACCTCTTGTCATAATAGTTAACTAATTTAATATCACAAAAGTTATATTTCAATTAtgctataaaataaaaatataaaaaataaaatgctagtatatgaaaaataaaaaagagtagCATAGGCTTTTAGGTTTACATGTATTTttgctaatttttatttttagtaaaataaaaaattttaaaaattaaaatgaatgtgaaattttttaaatgataaaaatataaaaagtagTCATTTGTATTGAAATTTGTATTCTGTATTGAGATTTGAAGGGCTTTTAAAGCTAACATAAATGCATGAGAAAGATTTgaattatcaattttaaattgtgcatattattttagaaaaatttataaaagggTAATAATGTAAAAGTCTAATTTTTTTAAGTATAAagttataaaattattttccttaatccacattaaatatttaatgcaaATCAACTTGATGCATGTAGCATCACTCTAAATATATTTAGTATATAAATTATCTTCTTGGGAAGTAATTTGTTGGGTAAGGGTGATTCCTGATTAGATCTCTACAATGTTTCTTTAATTAGGGTTTTTGGAGCAGATTTTGGGTCCATCGGCTTTAGGCTTATGGTTTTTTTGGGGAAGCTTGAGCCGCTCAACGCATCTCATGTATTCCCccttaaaattaatgaaatattttattgcaaaaaaaaaaaaaagcaaattgcTTCTAAATTATGCTAATGAGGATGGTTTAATTGACAAAACTCTCACGTTAGGTTGAAAATTCGAGTCTTACCAGTCGTCTATGTATAATATGTAAATTCCATACCAATCCATTAGTAAAGTTGGCGGTATGCTTTGATCCTAAATTGAGAGACACTTAAACTTTgagcattgaaaaaaaaaaaaaataataatgttcataatataattaaaagtatgacaaataaaatatatattaataaattacatTGTACTTAACTATGAAAATGCAACTTATTAAGTCTTATTTTCCTTGCAAAGGAAAATAGAATGGCCAATTGCCTGAAGTTGGTTTAATAATACAAATTAAGTggacttttttttgtactaatgcACTTCCTTAGTCATTCTTACCTCCAACCAAATAAGTGCTAAATGCAATGAGACTCTAGATTCAATTGTCATTGTTAGAATTTTAATACTTATCAGGAACTTGTGTCATGCCCATTTTACCTCACCAGTCTTGTTTCCATTCTTGTGTATTTCCTCTGTTTATATAAACTTCTCTATTTTATCAGTTATTTAACCCAAGTGCTAAAATACACACTATTAGTTTCTAATATAGTTTTAAAGTTTGACTAGAAAGGTGATATTGGGTAGGAATGAGAGATGTTTGCTCAGAAGAGGATTTTTGCAGTGGTGTGATTTTCTTGAGTGAACAACATGGTTTTAATTGtcattttgatttctttttgtttccCAAGCTGTTCAAGGAATCTTTCAAGCTGAACTGACCTTTTTGTTTTCTTCTGTCGTTTTTCCACTTTTTCAATTTCTTGTTTTCATATTTGGCTTTGCTTGCTTCGATCCTAGCCTTTGTTTCCAGAAGCACCTCTGCTATTAGTTCTAAACTTAAATTTGGGATTGAAATTTTGCAGGATCTAACAAATTGCTCCTCTGATCTTCTGGTAGCATCTCCACTCTAGCTTGCTTTATGCAATCAATGATGAAGGATCAAACCTTGGAACAACAAAGAAAGGTAATATGCTTCAAAGCCCTCACACACAACAATAGTAAACATGTGATCAGGCAGAAGTTCCGCAAGTGTTAATGCAAGTATTATCCAAAGCTTAATGCTACAGAACTGTTAAAGAAAGAATTTAAGCATAGCCTCATTGATTGGTTAACAGTACACAAACAATActggtaacctcaacatgaagtAACTatcaaaatttaaacaaaatgTTCAAACCTTCTACACAATCAACACAAATATGTATGGCCATACTGCTAACCTGCTTGACCGTAAGGTTTCCTATTTCCTCCTTTGGCCACAAATCTATCTTGGGTCGTGCAAAAATTTGCAATTGTCTCCGTAATAGCATCTTCCTTGAGCATAAAATTTGCATAACTTCTGTTGTAGGTAACCATTCCTATTCACAGGGTCCATTGCTTGGTAATGTTTCATGCTTCTCAATGGCTGTCTATGATGATCATCATTCGTATAGAAGTTGGATAACCACGAACCAACCTTATCACAGTTGTGTTGCTCAACTTCCTGAATGCCCCTATAATCAACCAAGTTATGAGGAACTCTATGCGAATTATCATTCTCCCTGTGGTGTTTTTGCAGTTTGGGCTGAAATGGCAGTTTCCCAGTTTCAAAAGAAAAACCTGACCGTTGAGGAGGTCGATTTGTCTGTTTTAAAGAATCAGCCAATATATCTGACTGTTGAGGTTGAATTCCCAGCCTCAAAGGCCTGTTACCCATCTTTAACATATCAATGGATGATCCTGATCTCTGAGGTTGAGCTGCAGGCTGCAGATGTCTACCTTCCATTTTTTCTCTGTTAGCAAAGGATCCCCAAGGTTGAGGTAGAATAGCCAGCTGCTGAGTTCCATTTCCCACTTTAACAGGAAGAATGGATGATCCTGAATGATGAGGTTGAATTAATTTCTGAGCTCCACCACCCATTTTACTGTGTAATTGAATTGACATCTTCCTAGAATCAACAGATGAACCCAACAGTCGAGGTTCAGGGGCTGCTTTTCCTAAGTTAATAGATGAACCTGATTGCTGAGCATGAATTTCCTGATTTGCTGTTAAGTTTGCATACAATTGAGACTGGTTCCTATTTCTCTCCTCCTTTGTCAACGCCCTAAAGTACACAGAACTTAAGCATGTAAGCATACTTGAACAAATAAGTTTCAAGAGACCAGCATGCCTAATATTGACACTTAAAttccaataaaattaaataaggttTAAGCACCTATTTTCCCTGAgaactttccttctttctttctcctgtaTTCGAGTTTCTCTTGCACACCTAGCTAGAGAACCCCttgagtgcttttcaatcaaaatCTTACGTCTCTCCTCTTCATTTTCCCATCTCTAAAGTGATGAAGGAAAGGTTCGCAATTTTTATAAACAATAATATTAGATCAACACTAGATGACGTAAAAAACAAACAACTTCTACCAGTTACAAACCTGCCTCAAAGTCTTCAGTCTGTACAAATTCCTACCCTTTATTAGGAGAGGATGAAGTGGACAGAGGGGTTTCTCCCCTTTGCTCCAAAGGACCTCTATCTGATCAAATAAGCAAAAGATAACATTTTTATTGAAGATATTTTATCTAacacttaattttattttacatttaatCATTACGTTCACTTTCCTTCTGTTGTTTTCTAACAAAGAAATTTCAGGCACCTTAACTAGAACTTTACACTGACACTGAAAATAAGATTTCAAAGGTTACCATTTGAAAAGCCTTCCATGTTGGCATGTTAGCATAAGAAGATGGATGAAATCAGTACATATGTACCAAGGTTTGTCAATAATGTTAAAACAGAATGAAGATAAGAGAAGTATAGAAATTAAAGCATTTCTTTGTCTTTATGGATTTTTGGCTCTATGATAGTAAAAAAAGAACTGATTGGATATCTTGTCAATCCATATATAAAAATGGAAGATTTAGGAAGTGGAATGCCTATGTTCATTGTCTTAATCCATCagcataaattatatgattattgGACTCACCGTAAAGGTATGCTGTTGTTTCACAGCACCATAGCTTTCCTTCACAATTCGACCAGCAACTATCCTTGTGCCGCAAGGAGGACCTCTGGCGCTACGTGATGCTATATCGTACCTAGAAAATTGGCAACAGAAGTAAAAATTGTCCAAATTAGAGAAAATTTGTTATAAGCGAAATGCGTGTGGATGACTAgtagaaaatttattaatttacccaACTTTCCCTTGAAAGACAAGATAAATGAGGAGAAGCAACATATGCAAACAAGAAAGTCATAAACTTAAACAGGATTATTCTAATCATATGCAAAATATTTGTTGCACAAAGAAAATAGTCTAAAGGCTCACAGTTCATAAACATTCTGCTCAAACATAACAACATCACCAGTACATGCATCACCTGccaaaaaacataaaaaaaaaaaaagaaaaaaaaatccatcaGTTCTCTAAGCATAAGCATGCAAGGAAAGTAAAAATATAGATAGAATACTGAAACAGATAAAAGACTgtagaaaaatgatcaaatatatAACATGCAGGAAAGAGTTCATCCTTGCCATTAGCCAATGGCAAAGGAAAAAGTTATAACTGATACTTAACCCATCATAAGCTTATCCATCAATGAGCATAGCACTGTTTATCAACTAATCACACAAGCTAATGGTTACCCTTCTTGTCCAAGGTGGTTATAAATTACAAActgattttattaataatttaaagctAATGAGTTTacctttacaatccaaaacaaagcTAGATACTGGATACTTTTTCTCCCCTCCATTCAAAATCCTTAAATAACAGAACAAAAAATGACATCAAGAAGAAAAACAGAAATGATTTTGAGAAATAGTTATCATCACCAAAGAAGATGTGAAATTACTCTTGATGCTCCTTTATGCGCTGAATGAGTGTGTCCTTATTGCCAGTCAATCTCAATCCATTCTTCCTCAAATAAACTTTACACTGCTCCACTTTCAGCTTCTCTAGCTTCCCAGCTGAAACCAAATTGTGACCCACAAAAATCACATATCAAGCACACTATCATGATATGATTTATCATTCCCTTACCTCATTTTTTTtgtcaataaaaaatattaaacgaTGTCTTCGTATAAATCCTGTACTGAGTACTGATTACTGACCTTCTATGATCTCTTGAACTTGTTTAaaacttttctcatcaatttctcccACATTCATCTCCGCCTCTTCTGGGTCTATCTCAACGTCAGCGTCCATTTCCAAATTTTTGCCAATCCTGGaccaaaatatttaaacaagtttGTAATTATTCATCAACAGCACTTCAAAAATAATAtcttttttaattcaaatttgaCACTTCACCgaaattttgatttcttcttgaTAGAGAGTTTAGCGAGTTTGCCTCGAGTACTCTCCTCAAGGACGCAATAACTTGGATCCATATCCGAATCATACTCTGCGTCGGACTCTCCACCTTCATTGTAATaatcttcttcctcctcttcaaGGTCTTGGTGATATTGGGGCTTTTGTTGCTCAAAGATTGCCATTGATGCGTTTGATTATGCAGCTCTAACTTGGGTATGCGCTTCGTTTACAAAATTTAAAGTCTATATAAAGAGGAAGGATTTTTAAAAAATGCATCCGTTGTAGAACTTTTTCTAATTGAACAAAGATATCGATTAACGTGATTAATCAATTTAACTTTTAGTTgaatttgattgattttttatttttttagtaataagtcaaatttaatataaataattaaaaattaatttttaatcacaATACTCATAACAATCAATATATACATGTTCCATAGATATTCTCAGCCTAGTGAATCAAGACAGTATTATCGATGGTCAGCTAATTAAAGGTTAAAAAACTTTTGATAAATATCTTCTCTATTCAAATACTCAACTTCATTCAAGGGATAAATTTATCAACCGCTTatataaacactcactgctgttgGTATTATAGTGTTTATTTGACATTATGTTTGGAGgttcaaattatttttattattaaaaatattattttagatgttATTAAGAAAagcaatttgaaaaaaaattattttattattttagtatttttataattaaaatttatcaaatttaattttaaattattttttaatattctctgactaatatatctaaaaaagtgattttctctATTCAATGACTAGTATATCGTGGTGGTTAGCCAATTAAAGATTAAAGAACTTTCGATAAATATCTTCTCTATTCAAATACCCAACCTCATTCAAGGGATAAAATTGTTGATCACTTATATCAACACCCATTGCTGTTGGTATATATAGTGGTATCATTTTAAATGTTATTGAACAAAGTAGTTTGAAAAAAATcgttttgttattttagtgttcttatgattaaaatttatcaaatttaattttaaattattttttaatactctctgactaatatatctaaaaaatatATCGTGATATCGTGACTATTTAATAACTCTCTGACTATTCAATAACTAGTATATCATGATGGTCAGCTAATTAAAGGTTAAAGAACTTTCGATAAATATTTTCTCTATTCAAATACCCAACCTCATTCAAGGGATAAAATTGTCAACCACTTATATCAACACCCATTGCTGTTGGTATATATAGTACTTGTTTGGCATTATGTTTTGGTATTTTTATTGCTtgaattttgaatatattttttCATGGACTCGAATTGTGATCTGACCTGAAAGTTTCGTGCTGCgacccgattgggataaaaagtaagATATGCGGTGGTAGCGGATGGCACGGGCTTAAAGCCTACCACTAATCTCTTTGGGAGTGCGGAGGCAACGCTCCTACagtatggaccagtataaatattgtaatattctaccattTGTTGTAGAATTATGAGATATTCGAGAAACACACTGGGGTTAgtgtttgagagttctgattgattgtatcttgctcttttcattatagtgaaacttttttctcttgtcttgcccgtgACGTAGACCTTGCGGTTGAACCACGTAAAATCCTGTGTtattattcttctcttttcaatactaTGTGATTGTACGATTTGTGTatgtgccttagatttgcgtgcttgttataacaaactggtatcagagctttgtgtgcaaaacctagggtttacagATAGCGTCATCTTCAACGAAGTATGAAatggagaagtttgatggtggatcaAGTTTCAGTctgtggaaaattaaaattaaatcttccttaatcctacaaggtctatggaaggcaatcGATGATAACTTTCCAGAAGGTATGAACGAGGCAGAGAAGGCTAATCTaaaggagagagccttgagtgtAATTTTTATGAgcgtaactgataatgtcctatGCAAGATTGCTACTGAAAGCTCAGCATCTGTggcatggaagaaattagagaagTTATAATTTGCCAAATCGCTGACCAACCGCCTATATCTGAAGAAAAGACTTTACAATATGAGAATGAGCGAAGGTACACCCATTAAAGAACATCTagatgaattcaattcaattattaTGGATCTgaataatattaatattgagattgatagtgaggatcaggcccttattatattatgttctttgccaccctcctatgaaacatttgttgatactctgttgtatgagaaagacagtatttcactagacaatgttagtaattctctaaaatcgaaggagttgaaaaagaaatttccagataatagagaaagatttgagaGGGAAGCTTTGGTGAGCAagggaagaacacattcaagggagggttcttctAGCAGAAAGAAATCTAATgccagatctaagtcaagaataAAAAAAGGCCTACTGTTTTGAGTGCAGAGAGCAAGGTCACTACAGGAGAAactgtcccaagttgaaaaataaaaaaggaaagcaACTAGAAAGTTCTGCGAATATGCTTGATAGTCTTATTGATTTTGATGGTGATGACAGTGCTGGAAAAATTTTATCCGTGAGTTTAGATCATAGACAAAATTCCTGAAT contains:
- the LOC110658954 gene encoding zinc finger CCCH domain-containing protein 62, which encodes MAIFEQQKPQYHQDLEEEEEDYYNEGGESDAEYDSDMDPSYCVLEESTRGKLAKLSIKKKSKFRIGKNLEMDADVEIDPEEAEMNVGEIDEKSFKQVQEIIEAGKLEKLKVEQCKVYLRKNGLRLTGNKDTLIQRIKEHQEILNGGEKKYPVSSFVLDCKGDACTGDVVMFEQNVYELYDIASRSARGPPCGTRIVAGRIVKESYGAVKQQHTFTIEVLWSKGEKPLCPLHPLLIKGRNLYRLKTLRQRWENEEERRKILIEKHSRGSLARCARETRIQEKERRKVLRENRALTKEERNRNQSQLYANLTANQEIHAQQSGSSINLGKAAPEPRLLGSSVDSRKMSIQLHSKMGGGAQKLIQPHHSGSSILPVKVGNGTQQLAILPQPWGSFANREKMEGRHLQPAAQPQRSGSSIDMLKMGNRPLRLGIQPQQSDILADSLKQTNRPPQRSGFSFETGKLPFQPKLQKHHRENDNSHRVPHNLVDYRGIQEVEQHNCDKVGSWLSNFYTNDDHHRQPLRSMKHYQAMDPVNRNGYLQQKLCKFYAQGRCYYGDNCKFLHDPR